In one window of Dokdonia sp. PRO95 DNA:
- the hisA gene encoding 1-(5-phosphoribosyl)-5-[(5-phosphoribosylamino)methylideneamino]imidazole-4-carboxamide isomerase translates to MRIIPAIDIIDGNCVRLSKGDYNTKKIYNENPLEVAKQFEAHGITHLHLVDLDGAKSKHIVNHKILEQIATKTALKVDFGGGLKTDEDLRIAFESGASQITGGSIAVKNPDTFKSWLSKFGSDKIILGADAHHRKIAISGWLEESDDDVVEFINAYQKEGVSYVICTDISKDGMLEGPSFDLYQEILASTPDLKLIASGGISTFDELPKLAEMGCEGTIIGKAIYENRISLKQLEDFILS, encoded by the coding sequence ATGAGAATAATACCCGCTATAGATATCATAGATGGTAATTGTGTGCGTCTCTCAAAGGGAGATTATAACACAAAGAAAATATATAATGAAAATCCGCTGGAGGTTGCAAAGCAGTTTGAGGCACACGGTATCACGCATTTACACCTTGTAGATTTAGATGGTGCAAAAAGCAAGCACATTGTAAACCATAAAATCCTTGAGCAAATAGCTACAAAGACTGCTTTAAAAGTAGACTTTGGAGGAGGTCTTAAAACAGATGAAGATTTGCGTATAGCCTTTGAGAGTGGAGCTTCTCAAATAACAGGTGGTAGTATAGCTGTAAAAAATCCAGATACGTTTAAAAGTTGGTTGTCAAAATTTGGCAGTGATAAAATTATCTTGGGAGCAGATGCTCATCATCGTAAAATTGCTATTTCTGGCTGGCTAGAGGAGTCTGATGATGATGTGGTGGAGTTTATAAACGCTTATCAAAAAGAAGGTGTCTCTTATGTAATCTGTACAGATATAAGTAAAGATGGTATGCTAGAAGGGCCTAGTTTTGACTTATATCAAGAAATACTTGCTAGCACACCAGACTTAAAACTTATAGCTTCTGGAGGAATTTCTACCTTTGACGAGTTGCCAAAGCTTGCAGAGATGGGCTGTGAGGGAACCATTATAGGGAAGGCAATCTATGAGAATAGAATCTCATTAAAGCAACTAGAAGATTTTATACTAAGTTAG
- a CDS encoding DinB family protein: MINTWHQDFKDNAIFRLEENVRMISIALSKVVEEELWTKQNQSLNTLGNQLLHICGNMTQYIVSGLGGNPDERNREEEFSTEDGFTKDELLQRLLLTVQTSTTIIDDATPENLLKKRNVQGFELSGTGIVLHAVEHFSYHTGQIAMQVKLVIDQPLGFYEGMNLNTLNEED; encoded by the coding sequence ATGATTAATACCTGGCATCAAGATTTTAAGGACAATGCTATTTTTAGACTAGAAGAGAATGTGCGTATGATAAGTATTGCGCTTTCTAAGGTGGTAGAAGAGGAGCTGTGGACAAAGCAAAACCAGAGTCTCAATACACTTGGTAACCAGTTATTACATATCTGTGGGAATATGACACAATATATCGTTTCTGGACTAGGCGGTAATCCAGATGAGCGTAATAGAGAAGAGGAGTTTAGTACTGAAGATGGTTTTACAAAAGATGAGTTGCTACAACGACTTTTACTTACGGTTCAAACTTCTACTACTATTATTGATGATGCTACACCAGAAAATCTTTTAAAAAAGAGAAACGTACAAGGTTTTGAGCTTTCTGGTACTGGTATCGTATTACACGCAGTTGAGCACTTCTCATATCACACGGGGCAGATCGCTATGCAAGTAAAACTTGTTATAGACCAGCCCCTTGGGTTTTATGAGGGAATGAACTTAAACACTCTTAATGAAGAAGATTAA
- a CDS encoding alpha/beta hydrolase — translation MKKTLQRFIPKLIGAKINALSITNPKAAAQQAFNIFCTPRKGKPYGEQIDYLNKATYERFTSGSCDLQAYRWEGTGKKVLLIHGWESNTHRWFKLVEELQQENYDIYAIDAPAHGNSTGTLLNVPRYAKAIEEAVQRYQPDHIIGHSIGGLATVFHQYTYKPTQFTSAVILGSASELSEIMVGYRAILGLNNRTMNSLEQLVKELFGFDFKGFSGAAFAKELTLPALIIHDKFDKITPVSASQNIHKNWKGSTYIETEGFGHSLYQEEVRSEIIKFLKKDF, via the coding sequence TTGAAAAAGACTTTACAAAGATTTATTCCTAAATTAATAGGAGCAAAAATCAACGCACTAAGTATAACAAACCCTAAAGCTGCGGCACAGCAAGCTTTTAATATATTTTGTACTCCGCGCAAAGGAAAACCTTATGGTGAGCAAATAGATTACCTTAATAAGGCTACCTATGAGCGCTTTACTTCTGGATCGTGCGATTTACAAGCATATCGCTGGGAAGGCACTGGTAAAAAAGTACTTCTCATACACGGCTGGGAGAGCAACACGCATCGCTGGTTTAAACTAGTGGAAGAACTACAGCAAGAAAACTATGACATCTATGCCATAGATGCACCGGCTCACGGTAACTCTACAGGGACGCTCCTCAATGTCCCTCGTTATGCAAAAGCGATAGAAGAAGCTGTACAACGATACCAACCGGACCATATTATAGGGCACTCTATAGGTGGGCTAGCTACGGTTTTTCATCAGTATACTTATAAACCTACACAATTTACATCTGCAGTAATACTAGGATCTGCATCAGAGCTTAGTGAGATAATGGTAGGTTATAGAGCTATACTTGGACTCAACAATAGAACGATGAATTCTCTTGAACAGCTCGTAAAGGAGTTATTTGGTTTCGATTTTAAAGGTTTTTCTGGTGCAGCTTTTGCAAAAGAGCTTACCCTACCTGCTTTAATAATCCACGATAAGTTTGATAAAATCACTCCTGTATCTGCCTCACAAAACATTCATAAAAACTGGAAAGGAAGCACCTACATTGAGACCGAAGGTTTTGGTCACTCACTCTATCAAGAGGAAGTAAGATCTGAAATTATTAAATTTTTAAAGAAAGATTTTTAA
- a CDS encoding cupin domain-containing protein: MSYKIQKSPFIVPTTDGKTIEEHWGKATDGNNDISIAHMIAPPGWSEPFQTPEFDEYTYIIKGKKQFIIDGDTIVLHAGQSIKIDRNTRVQYSNPFDAECEYMAICTPAFSPDSVHREE; this comes from the coding sequence ATGAGTTATAAGATTCAAAAAAGCCCTTTTATTGTGCCTACTACAGATGGTAAAACCATAGAGGAGCACTGGGGAAAAGCGACAGATGGTAATAATGATATAAGCATCGCTCATATGATTGCTCCACCTGGGTGGAGTGAGCCATTTCAAACTCCAGAGTTTGATGAGTACACGTATATCATAAAAGGTAAAAAACAGTTTATCATAGACGGAGACACTATTGTACTGCACGCAGGGCAAAGTATCAAAATCGATCGTAACACGAGAGTGCAATACAGCAATCCCTTTGATGCAGAGTGTGAGTATATGGCTATTTGTACTCCTGCGTTTTCACCAGATTCTGTTCACCGAGAAGAATAA
- a CDS encoding helicase HerA-like domain-containing protein: MDKKQEFLEFINAGNTFKGDFITMGAAMLEGETITNAHVKVPLKTLNRHGLIAGATGTGKTKTLQIIAENLSDKGIPVLLMDMKGDLSGIAKASPGHVKIDERHAKIGVPFEAKDFPVELLTLSEQNGVRLRATVSEFGPVLFSRILDATVAQSGIISILFKYSDDNKLPLLDLKDFKKILQYATKEGKAEIEENYGRISPASSGSILRKIVELEQQGADIFFGEKSFDTDDLTRKTEDGRGVINVIRLTDIQDRPKLFSTFMLSLLAEIYSTFPEQGDSGKPELVIFIDEAHLIFKEASKALHSQIESIVKLIRSKGVGIYFVTQNPTDIPDGVLSQLGLKVQHALRAFTAKDRKAIKLTAENYPDSPYYDTKSVLTSLGIGEALISALDEKGRPTPLAATMLRAPMSRMDVLTQKEINSLNDRSELVEKYSELTDRESAYELLQKKIDKANESEAKEKAKKERAKATKSSSRSSSSKSTQSAGAKALIKVLTSATVIRGVFGILGKMLK, from the coding sequence ATGGATAAAAAACAAGAATTTTTAGAATTTATAAATGCCGGTAACACGTTTAAGGGAGACTTTATAACGATGGGAGCTGCAATGCTAGAGGGCGAGACTATTACAAATGCGCACGTAAAAGTGCCTCTCAAAACTTTAAACCGCCACGGGCTTATAGCCGGAGCAACCGGAACTGGTAAAACGAAAACACTACAAATAATAGCCGAAAACTTATCTGACAAAGGTATCCCTGTCCTTTTGATGGATATGAAGGGGGATCTCTCTGGTATTGCAAAAGCAAGTCCTGGTCACGTAAAGATAGATGAGCGCCATGCTAAAATTGGTGTTCCCTTTGAGGCCAAAGACTTTCCTGTAGAACTACTCACGCTATCTGAGCAAAATGGCGTGCGCCTGAGAGCTACGGTAAGTGAGTTTGGACCTGTACTGTTCTCTCGTATACTTGATGCTACGGTGGCACAATCTGGTATCATCTCTATTCTTTTTAAATATAGTGATGATAATAAATTGCCTTTACTAGATTTAAAAGATTTCAAAAAAATCTTACAATACGCAACTAAAGAAGGAAAAGCAGAAATAGAAGAAAATTATGGGAGAATATCTCCAGCTTCTTCTGGATCTATCTTGCGTAAAATAGTAGAACTAGAACAACAAGGAGCAGATATCTTTTTTGGGGAGAAGTCTTTTGACACAGATGATCTTACAAGAAAAACAGAGGATGGACGTGGCGTTATAAACGTGATTCGTCTTACCGATATTCAAGATAGACCTAAACTGTTTTCTACATTTATGTTAAGTTTGCTAGCAGAGATTTACTCTACCTTTCCAGAGCAAGGTGATAGCGGTAAGCCAGAGCTTGTAATTTTTATAGACGAAGCGCATCTTATTTTTAAAGAAGCCTCAAAAGCACTGCATAGCCAGATAGAGAGTATTGTAAAATTAATACGTTCTAAAGGAGTTGGGATTTATTTTGTAACACAAAACCCAACAGATATTCCAGATGGAGTATTGAGTCAGCTAGGTCTAAAAGTGCAACATGCTTTACGTGCCTTTACTGCAAAAGATAGAAAAGCAATAAAACTTACTGCCGAAAACTATCCAGATTCTCCATATTACGATACCAAGTCTGTATTAACATCGTTAGGTATAGGTGAAGCATTAATATCTGCTCTTGATGAAAAAGGTCGCCCTACTCCACTTGCGGCAACCATGTTACGTGCTCCTATGTCCCGTATGGACGTGCTTACTCAAAAAGAAATTAATAGTCTCAACGACAGATCTGAGCTTGTAGAAAAGTATAGCGAACTCACAGATCGTGAGAGTGCTTACGAACTTTTACAGAAAAAGATTGATAAAGCAAACGAATCTGAAGCAAAGGAAAAAGCAAAAAAAGAGCGAGCAAAAGCAACGAAAAGCTCTTCGAGATCATCTAGTTCAAAAAGTACACAAAGCGCTGGTGCAAAAGCGTTAATCAAGGTACTTACAAGTGCTACAGTAATACGTGGAGTATTTGGTATACTTGGTAAAATGCTCAAATAA
- a CDS encoding RidA family protein, producing the protein MKSLLLSALSLLLLISCQERQSLIRQVPETKIEINEKPVFHKSHEITKKDAPFSDVVQVGSMYFLSGQIGLNQKNRTLVPGGITAETTQTLENIKEVLAQHDMDMTNVVKALVILDNIEDFKAFNEVYTSYFPQKPARTTFAAEALALGAKIEIEVVAVKK; encoded by the coding sequence ATGAAAAGCCTTCTCTTAAGCGCCTTGAGTTTATTACTTCTAATATCTTGTCAAGAAAGACAATCTCTTATAAGACAAGTGCCAGAAACCAAAATTGAAATTAATGAAAAACCGGTCTTTCATAAATCTCATGAAATTACAAAGAAAGACGCACCTTTTTCTGACGTCGTACAAGTGGGCAGTATGTATTTTTTATCTGGTCAAATTGGTTTAAATCAAAAAAACCGAACATTAGTACCAGGAGGAATAACAGCCGAAACAACCCAAACTTTAGAGAACATAAAAGAGGTGTTAGCACAACACGATATGGATATGACTAATGTGGTTAAGGCACTCGTGATACTTGATAATATAGAAGATTTCAAAGCCTTTAATGAAGTATATACATCTTATTTTCCTCAAAAGCCTGCTAGAACAACCTTTGCTGCCGAAGCTCTTGCGCTAGGGGCAAAAATTGAAATAGAGGTGGTTGCTGTTAAAAAATAA
- a CDS encoding PUR family DNA/RNA-binding protein, translated as MSDYEGRDNEEIFSKVLRAGRRTYFFDVRSTKAGDYYLTITESKKFTNDDGSFHFKKHKIYLYKEDFAGFTENLNDMTSYILDEKGEEVISDRHQNDYSRPEPTEVVDSGAVSSEKPSHMSPEKFTDVSFDDI; from the coding sequence ATGAGTGATTACGAAGGACGTGACAATGAAGAGATTTTCTCAAAAGTTTTAAGAGCTGGAAGACGCACTTACTTTTTTGATGTAAGATCTACGAAGGCAGGAGATTATTACCTTACCATTACAGAGAGCAAGAAGTTTACAAATGACGATGGTTCTTTCCATTTTAAGAAGCATAAAATCTACTTATACAAAGAAGATTTTGCTGGTTTTACAGAAAACTTAAATGATATGACTTCATACATTCTTGATGAAAAAGGAGAAGAAGTAATATCAGACCGTCACCAGAATGATTACTCACGCCCAGAGCCAACAGAAGTTGTAGACTCAGGAGCTGTTTCTTCAGAGAAACCTAGCCACATGAGCCCGGAGAAGTTTACAGATGTAAGCTTTGATGATATTTAA
- a CDS encoding ABC transporter ATP-binding protein: MGALKSLNKYFLRYKWRLIAGFFIVIAARVFAVFNVDIVGDIVNDVETYINAGENNLAGLKKSMLFKLGLLLGAAVLSGFFTFLMRQLIIVVSRFIEADLKNDVYQQYQRLSLGFYKQNRTGDLMNRISEDVTKVRMYVGPAIMYLLQALVLFAVVIPYMVRMAPSLAAYTLIPLPILSIAIYKLSRAIHVRSTIVQEYLSKLTTFTQESFSGISVIKAYTLEANTFKDFAQLSEDSKEKNLDLVKVQAFFFPLMIGLIGASNLIVIFVGGQQYIDGTIKDLGTLVEFIMYVNMLTWPVATVGWVTSIIKAAEASQIRINEFLEIAPEIQNNVSSHTPITGAIEFKEVTFTYDDTNITALKDVSFSIKPGKTLAIIGPTGSGKSTILELIGRLYDVTGGVIQIDGYAMKNVNLDDLRSEIGYVPQDAFLFSDTIGENIKFGDTDASDEQVYAFAKAASVHHNIIDFKNGYDTILGERGITLSGGQKQRVSIARALIGNPKILLLDDCLSAVDTETEEEILNNLEKLTTDTTTIIVSHRISSAKNADQILIIEDGKITQQGSHNQLIEREGYYKELYVKQLDEKEM; this comes from the coding sequence ATGGGTGCATTAAAATCTCTTAACAAGTATTTTTTACGATATAAATGGCGTCTTATAGCCGGTTTCTTTATAGTGATCGCGGCTCGTGTCTTTGCCGTTTTTAATGTGGATATCGTAGGTGACATTGTAAACGACGTAGAGACTTACATCAATGCTGGAGAAAATAATCTCGCTGGTCTAAAAAAATCTATGCTCTTTAAATTGGGCCTATTATTAGGAGCAGCCGTGCTATCTGGTTTTTTTACCTTCTTAATGAGACAGCTTATTATTGTAGTTTCTCGTTTTATAGAAGCCGATCTTAAAAATGATGTATACCAGCAATACCAGAGACTAAGCTTAGGCTTTTACAAGCAGAACAGAACCGGAGACCTCATGAATCGCATCTCTGAAGATGTGACTAAAGTACGTATGTATGTAGGTCCTGCAATCATGTACCTCTTGCAAGCACTCGTTTTATTTGCTGTTGTAATACCTTATATGGTAAGAATGGCTCCTTCCCTAGCCGCTTACACTCTTATTCCTTTACCTATACTGTCTATTGCTATATATAAACTAAGTCGCGCGATACACGTAAGGAGTACTATCGTTCAAGAGTATCTCTCAAAACTTACAACGTTTACTCAAGAATCCTTTAGCGGGATTTCTGTGATTAAAGCTTACACGCTAGAGGCAAATACTTTTAAAGATTTTGCACAGCTTAGTGAAGATAGCAAAGAGAAAAACTTAGATCTCGTAAAAGTACAAGCTTTCTTTTTCCCTCTTATGATAGGGTTAATAGGTGCTAGTAATCTCATAGTGATCTTTGTGGGAGGACAACAATATATAGACGGTACCATAAAAGATTTAGGTACGCTAGTAGAATTTATCATGTATGTAAACATGCTTACGTGGCCAGTAGCAACCGTAGGATGGGTAACCTCTATAATTAAAGCAGCCGAAGCTTCACAAATACGTATTAATGAATTTTTAGAAATAGCACCTGAAATTCAGAATAATGTAAGTAGCCACACACCTATTACTGGCGCTATCGAGTTTAAAGAGGTTACATTCACCTATGATGACACTAATATCACAGCATTAAAAGATGTTTCATTCTCAATAAAACCTGGAAAAACTCTAGCGATTATAGGTCCTACAGGCTCTGGAAAGTCAACTATTCTAGAACTTATAGGGAGGTTATATGACGTCACAGGCGGTGTAATTCAAATAGACGGCTATGCTATGAAAAACGTTAATCTTGATGATTTGCGTTCAGAAATAGGATATGTACCTCAAGATGCGTTCTTGTTTTCTGATACCATAGGTGAGAATATCAAGTTTGGCGATACAGACGCTAGTGATGAACAGGTTTACGCTTTCGCGAAAGCGGCATCTGTACACCACAACATCATTGATTTTAAAAATGGGTATGACACTATTTTAGGAGAGCGTGGAATCACACTTTCTGGAGGCCAAAAGCAGCGTGTATCCATTGCCAGAGCTCTTATAGGAAACCCAAAAATATTACTTCTAGATGACTGTTTAAGCGCAGTAGATACAGAGACTGAAGAAGAAATTCTTAATAATCTTGAGAAACTAACGACCGATACAACTACAATTATCGTAAGTCACAGAATATCATCTGCAAAAAATGCCGATCAAATTCTTATCATAGAAGATGGGAAAATCACACAGCAAGGTTCTCATAATCAACTAATAGAGCGAGAAGGCTACTATAAAGAACTTTACGTAAAACAACTAGACGAAAAAGAAATGTAG
- a CDS encoding transcription antitermination protein NusB, producing MQTIYALSSKEHFDLQQEDKFTVESMNQMYNLYLLMLDLMVEVHAFAKAEQEKFSKKILATEEEKNPNTKFIQNQVLVKLSDNAELRDEISKRKLKNWRINDEYVTLIYNELINSELYASYMEQEESDFKLDKKFLVAAYTEIIAPNDKLYDYIEDARLTWIDDIPMVNMAVLKRIGKMKPASPESMLLPVLFKNDEDLLFGTTLLEKTVANEEFLSSEISANTPNWDKERIADVDMVLIKMALCEFLKFPTIPVKVTINEYLEIAKEYSTPKSSIFINGILDKLVKQYESEKRLKKEGRGLK from the coding sequence ATGCAAACCATCTACGCACTAAGTAGTAAGGAGCATTTTGATCTTCAACAAGAAGATAAATTTACAGTGGAGAGTATGAACCAGATGTATAATCTGTATCTCTTAATGCTAGATTTGATGGTGGAGGTTCACGCTTTCGCGAAAGCGGAACAAGAAAAATTCTCTAAAAAGATTCTAGCAACCGAAGAAGAAAAAAATCCCAACACAAAGTTTATCCAAAACCAAGTGCTTGTCAAACTATCTGACAATGCAGAGTTGCGCGATGAAATAAGTAAGCGCAAACTGAAAAACTGGAGAATAAACGATGAGTATGTAACACTTATTTATAACGAACTTATAAATAGTGAGTTATATGCCTCTTATATGGAACAAGAAGAGTCTGATTTTAAATTAGATAAAAAGTTCCTTGTTGCTGCCTACACAGAGATCATTGCTCCTAATGATAAGCTATATGATTATATAGAGGATGCTCGTCTTACTTGGATAGATGATATACCTATGGTAAACATGGCTGTATTAAAGCGTATAGGGAAGATGAAACCTGCATCTCCAGAATCTATGTTGCTTCCAGTACTCTTTAAGAATGATGAGGATTTACTATTTGGAACTACCTTACTAGAGAAAACCGTTGCCAATGAGGAGTTTTTATCTTCTGAAATTTCTGCAAACACACCTAATTGGGATAAAGAACGTATCGCAGATGTAGATATGGTATTGATAAAAATGGCACTTTGCGAATTTTTGAAATTCCCTACCATTCCTGTGAAAGTAACTATCAATGAGTACCTTGAGATTGCAAAGGAATACTCAACACCTAAGAGTAGCATTTTTATAAACGGAATCCTTGACAAGCTCGTAAAACAGTATGAGTCAGAAAAAAGGTTAAAGAAAGAGGGTAGAGGTTTGAAATAA
- a CDS encoding DUF1573 domain-containing protein, with translation MKKGLLVLGVLSAMLFTSCKEDAASKVKEENVEVAAARDAQATVYPVIAFDESEFDFGNIEKGTTVEHKFTFTNTGKAPLVIVDAKSSCGCTIPEYSKNPVAPGEKGELLVKYNGSGANQVTKTVTIKANTEKGTETVLIKAFVNPAAGAAK, from the coding sequence ATGAAAAAAGGTTTATTAGTATTAGGAGTACTTTCGGCTATGTTATTTACTTCATGTAAGGAAGATGCGGCTAGCAAAGTAAAAGAAGAAAATGTAGAAGTTGCTGCAGCAAGAGATGCACAGGCTACTGTTTATCCAGTTATAGCTTTTGATGAATCTGAATTTGATTTTGGAAACATTGAAAAAGGAACAACTGTAGAGCACAAATTTACATTTACAAACACTGGTAAAGCACCATTAGTAATTGTAGATGCAAAGAGCTCTTGTGGTTGTACTATACCAGAATATTCTAAAAATCCAGTAGCTCCAGGAGAAAAAGGAGAATTACTTGTAAAATATAACGGTAGTGGTGCAAACCAGGTAACTAAAACCGTTACAATCAAAGCAAACACTGAGAAAGGTACAGAAACTGTACTTATCAAAGCATTTGTAAACCCTGCTGCAGGAGCAGCTAAATAA
- the yajC gene encoding preprotein translocase subunit YajC produces MGEGMQGILGPLLLFTVFIVFFIVLPQRKKIKQEKNFDKDLKKGDRVITKSGLHGKILELNDNGTCVLETMSGKMKFERSALSIEMSQALNKPAGEVKK; encoded by the coding sequence ATGGGCGAAGGAATGCAGGGCATACTAGGCCCACTTTTACTCTTTACGGTATTTATAGTATTTTTTATTGTATTGCCACAGCGTAAAAAAATTAAACAAGAAAAGAACTTTGATAAAGATCTTAAGAAAGGAGATCGCGTGATCACTAAAAGTGGTTTACATGGTAAAATTCTTGAGCTTAACGATAACGGTACTTGTGTATTAGAAACAATGTCAGGTAAGATGAAATTTGAGAGATCTGCACTATCTATTGAGATGAGTCAGGCCTTAAATAAACCTGCTGGAGAAGTTAAGAAGTAA
- a CDS encoding superoxide dismutase family protein codes for MKLKYITLAILATATLASCKKDAKKVEEVEEVAVEVEAPAAPVAQKVIMKLEPKSGSKATGSVVFKEEDGQVNFTAVIGGLDEGMHAIHIHESADCSSENGKSTGGHWNPTNEQHGKWGATEGYHKGDIGNFPADESGNGTITMSTDQWCIGCGDPKKDIVGKAIIVHQGTDDFTSQPSGAAGKRISCGGIIK; via the coding sequence ATGAAATTGAAGTATATTACTCTAGCAATACTAGCTACTGCTACCCTAGCAAGTTGTAAGAAAGATGCAAAGAAAGTGGAAGAAGTAGAAGAAGTAGCTGTCGAAGTAGAAGCTCCTGCTGCACCCGTAGCTCAAAAAGTTATAATGAAACTTGAACCTAAAAGTGGCAGCAAAGCTACAGGTAGCGTAGTGTTTAAAGAAGAAGACGGCCAAGTAAATTTTACAGCCGTTATAGGTGGTCTTGACGAGGGTATGCACGCAATACACATACACGAGAGTGCAGATTGCTCTAGCGAAAATGGAAAATCTACAGGAGGACACTGGAATCCTACAAACGAGCAACACGGTAAGTGGGGCGCAACAGAGGGATATCATAAAGGTGATATAGGAAACTTCCCTGCCGATGAAAGCGGAAATGGAACCATCACAATGAGCACAGACCAGTGGTGTATAGGTTGTGGAGATCCAAAAAAAGATATCGTAGGTAAAGCAATTATTGTACACCAAGGTACAGATGACTTTACATCGCAACCTAGTGGTGCTGCAGGTAAGCGCATCTCTTGTGGAGGGATTATTAAATAA
- a CDS encoding bifunctional alpha/beta hydrolase/OsmC family protein, translating to MRSSKINFTNAHGEVLAGRLDLPANQDPHNFAIFAHCFTCTKDFSAVRNVSRALASQGFGVLRFDFTGLGDSDGDFADTNFSSNVDDLISAADFLAKEYKAPSLLVGHSLGGAAAIFAGGKIDTIKAVATIGAPSNPVHVQKQLGSQLSVIKDKGQANVKLAGRDFTFKKQFIDNLEENSCVEAARNLHEALLILHSPQDDTVSIKNAEEIYHAAHHPKSFVTLDGSEHLLIDKENAAYVGKIIAGWAARYIPQPVQETIKTTFQVVASLDDEEGFTTLLKLGNHHMKADEPVRVGGNDYGPTPYELLAGSLSACTAMTIQMYAKRKKWLVENVEVHTSYSKTHAQDCVACEDNPSAKIDTFHREIKITSDLDEKQLNRLLQIADKCPVHKTLHSETQVITTLS from the coding sequence ATGAGATCGAGTAAAATAAACTTTACAAATGCACACGGAGAAGTATTGGCTGGAAGATTAGATCTACCTGCAAATCAAGACCCACATAACTTTGCCATTTTTGCACATTGCTTTACCTGTACAAAAGATTTTAGTGCTGTGCGCAATGTAAGTAGAGCACTTGCCTCTCAAGGTTTTGGCGTGTTACGCTTTGATTTTACGGGTTTAGGTGACAGTGATGGTGACTTTGCAGATACAAACTTCTCCAGTAATGTAGATGATCTTATAAGCGCTGCAGATTTTCTTGCCAAAGAATACAAAGCGCCCTCTTTACTTGTGGGACACTCGCTAGGTGGTGCTGCAGCAATTTTTGCAGGTGGTAAGATTGATACGATAAAGGCTGTCGCAACTATAGGGGCTCCTAGCAACCCAGTACACGTACAAAAGCAACTAGGCTCTCAGCTTTCAGTAATAAAAGATAAAGGTCAGGCTAATGTAAAACTCGCAGGGCGTGACTTTACTTTTAAAAAGCAGTTTATAGATAATCTAGAAGAAAACTCTTGTGTAGAAGCTGCTCGTAACCTTCACGAAGCCTTACTTATACTCCACTCACCTCAAGACGATACCGTTTCTATAAAAAATGCCGAAGAAATATACCACGCCGCTCATCACCCTAAGAGCTTTGTAACCCTAGATGGATCTGAGCACTTACTTATTGATAAAGAAAATGCAGCTTACGTAGGTAAAATAATTGCTGGATGGGCCGCGAGATATATACCGCAACCTGTTCAAGAAACCATAAAAACCACCTTTCAAGTGGTGGCAAGCCTAGATGACGAGGAGGGCTTTACAACCTTACTAAAATTAGGTAATCACCATATGAAGGCAGATGAGCCGGTACGCGTAGGCGGAAACGACTATGGTCCTACCCCGTATGAGTTACTCGCAGGTAGTCTTTCTGCCTGTACCGCAATGACCATACAGATGTATGCAAAGCGCAAAAAGTGGCTTGTAGAAAACGTTGAGGTACACACCAGTTACAGTAAAACGCACGCTCAAGATTGTGTTGCTTGTGAAGATAACCCTTCGGCAAAGATTGATACCTTTCATCGTGAGATTAAAATAACGTCAGATCTTGATGAGAAGCAGCTCAATCGTCTTTTACAAATTGCAGACAAATGCCCAGTACACAAAACCCTTCATAGCGAGACACAGGTAATAACAACGCTTAGTTAG
- a CDS encoding DUF2490 domain-containing protein, with amino-acid sequence MFINLQNDFFGQNRLYGALGYNFSENLSAQIGYLKNDFAVDTYDRFQLAVFIKTDWRNKKG; translated from the coding sequence ATTTTTATAAATCTGCAGAATGACTTTTTTGGACAGAATAGACTCTACGGCGCTTTAGGCTACAACTTTAGCGAGAACCTAAGTGCACAAATTGGATATCTCAAAAATGATTTTGCGGTAGACACCTATGACAGGTTTCAACTCGCTGTTTTTATAAAAACAGACTGGCGAAATAAAAAAGGATGA